From Anopheles funestus chromosome 3RL, idAnoFuneDA-416_04, whole genome shotgun sequence, a single genomic window includes:
- the LOC125769254 gene encoding uncharacterized protein LOC125769254, whose translation MENIWENISTALELSPETSDRWLSKLRTQYAQSHRHYHTESELIRRKVPHLIGASICLQLATLFQYYHFEADKDCVARNCEAVCEFFAVVQLENKTLEANVKRLLGDVQTETGDLLESDVQYFQDLDLLVLGTSPEDYKQYTQQLRNECPVEDVNSYDKMRLKLLQTLNRIPSIYTTKEFCDRYETIARANIEQEIKDLQSK comes from the exons ATGGAAAACATATGGGAAAACATCAGCACAGCGCTAGAACTATCGCCAGAGACATCGGACAGGTGGTTGTCCAAACTTCGCACGCAGTACGCGCAAAGTCATCGTCACTATCACACCGAGTCCGAGTTGATCCGTCGAAAAGTTCCCCATTTAATAGGTGCCAGCATATGTCTACAATTGGCTACACTCTTTCAGTACTACCACTTCGAAGCGGACAAGGATTGTGTTGCACGGAATTGCGAAGCAGTATGCGAATTCTTTGCGGTTGTGCAGCTTGAAAAT AAAACTTTAGAAGCAAATGTAAAGCGACTGCTGGGGGACGTACAGACGGAAACAGGCGATCTGTTGGAAAGTGACGTTCAGTACTTCCAAGATCTGGATTTGTTAGTGCTGGG CACGTCGCCTGAAGATTACAAGCAGTACACCCAGCAGCTTCGCAATGAATGCCCTGTTGAGGATGTTAATTCATACGACAAAATGCGTTTGAAG CTGTTGCAAACGCTGAACCGCATACCGAGTATCTACACTACGAAGGAATTCTGTGATCGATACGAAACTATTGCACGTGCTAATATTGAGCAGGAAATCAAGGATTTGCAGTCGAAGTAA
- the LOC125769248 gene encoding NEDD4-binding protein 1 isoform X1: MLLILTTLFLWRIGELLDMRIERPGFQNIVSCLYFKTSQTASLMALHIGTDWKSSFELTIFSPNDSMKHNKATKRKANTAQQRRSSAKMKANTFKPKGVTTRSNKLANQFKKINVSPGQRAKQTKTESQENLQETNAIAFTGRVTRQLRSTNKSNSTNVNNDNCKSPNSTGFTEQNINWKSTADTILIEDSDDETGNTDKGENSKALFYLDRNPGKRDVEVPLYNLCREVETSTTSVTDCSVNNSNDTVIVLDNTIDQTTNEEEKIKDVQINDEIVQQPSSSDTVTTSVANVITNAQFDNQSEQPASTVTNVFLDVIELSDHSDTEPSISSIDKNATPAFPSMDCIPLRYNALQRQANRNAVNQKPHKKSKWNNADKMAVSTKSSPVPEPTLGEESEAIKRMVIIDGNNVAYGHLNGKMFSVKGLQLCVNYFKRLGHEVTAVVPQFRLKKHQSTDYVLLDKMHRDGDVTLAPSKNLPGQCSSTYDDRLILSVAEQFDGVIISNDNFRDLLEISPAWRRIIETRVIGYTWVKDCFFLPDDPYGRYGPTLQQILNGKSE, encoded by the exons ATGTTATTGATTTTAACTACACTGTTTTTGTGGAGAATTGGTGAGCTACTAGACATGCGCATTGAAAGACCTGGATTCCAGAATATAGTTAGTTGCCTCTATTTCAAAACATCTCAAACAGCATCCCTAATGGCACTTCATATTGGAACAGATTGGAAAAGTTCCTTTGAATTAACGATATTTTCTCCAAATGATAGCATGAAGCACAATAAAGCGACGAAGAGAAAAGCCAATACGGCCCAACAAAGACGAAGTAGTGCAAAGATGAAAGCAAACACTTTCAAACCAAAAGGAGTTACAACGAGGTCGAACAAATTGGCGAATCAGTTCAAGAAg ATAAACGTAAGTCCCGGGCAAAGggcgaaacaaacaaagactGAATCGCAGGAAAATCTACAAGAGACCAATGCTATTGCGTTCACGGGACGCGTTACTCGACAACTCCGTTCAACGAATAAGAGTAATAGCACGAATGTCAACAACGATAATTGTAAATCTCCCAACAGTACTGGCTTCACAG AACAAAACATCAACTGGAAGTCAACAGCGGATACGATCTTGATCGAGGATTCGGATGATGAAACTGGTAATACCGATAAAGGTGAAAACTCCAAGGCTTTGTTTTACCTCGACCGAAACCCGGGTAAACGGGACGTGGAAGTTCCTCTGTACAATCTTTGTCGTGAGGTTGAAACATCGACAACTAGCGTTACTGATTGTTCCGTCAACAATTCCAACGATACCGTAATAGTGCTAGACAATACCATAGACCAAACGACAAATGAGGAGGAGAAGATTAAGGATGTGCAAATCAATGACGAAATCGTGCAGCAGCCATCATCTTCGGATACTGTTACCACAAGTGTTGCGAATGTTATCACCAATGCACAATTCGATAACCAATCGGAACAACCAGCATCGACTGTAACGAACGTGTTTCTAGACGTGATCGAGCTAAGCGATCACTCTGACACGGAACCAAGCATTTCTTCTATAGACAAGAACGCCACTCCGGCATTTCCCTCGATGGATTGTATTCCGCTCAGGTATAATGCGTTGCAACGTCAAGCTAACAGAAATGCTGTTAATCAAaagccacacaaaaaaagcaaatggaaTAATGCTGATAAAATGGCCGTGTCAACCAAATCATCACCAGTGCCAGAACCAACCCTTGGTGAAGAATCGGAAGCAATTAAGAGAATGGTTATCATCGATGGAAATAATGTCGCATATGG CCATCTAAatggtaaaatgttttccGTAAAGGGATTACAATTATGTGTAAACTACTTTAAAAGGCTTGGTCACGAGGTTACCGCTGTAGTGCCTCAGTTCAG attaaaaaaacatcaaagtaCAGATTACGTATTGCTGGATAAAATGCATCGAGATGGGGATGTTACTCTAGCCCCCAGCAAGAATCTTCCTGgtcagtgttcttcaacataTGATGATCG CCTTATATTGTCCGTTGCGGAACAGTTTGATGGAGTTATCATTTCAAACGACAATTTTCGTGACCTTCTCGAGATCTCTCCAG CCTGGCGACGGATTATCGAAACACGTGTTATTGGTTATACGTGGGTGAAAGATTGCTTCTTTTTGCCGGACGATCCCTATGGCCGCTATGGTCCTACATTACAGCAGATATTGAACGGAAAATCCGAGTAA
- the LOC125769251 gene encoding glycerol-3-phosphate dehydrogenase [NAD(+)], cytoplasmic isoform X2: protein MSDKVRVCIVGSGNWGSAIAKIVGVNAKRLSTFEDRVTMYVYEEMIDGKKLTEIINTTHENVKYLPGHKLPENIVAVPDVVEAAKDADILIFVVPHQFIRGLGTQLLGKIKPTAVGLSLIKGFDVAEGGGMELISHLITKHLKIPCSVLMGANLAGEVAEEKFCETTIGCRDMKIAQTLRDLFQSPNFRVVVVDDVDAVEICGALKNIVACGAGFVDGMGLGDNTKAAVIRLGLMEMIKFVDVFYPGSKLSTFFESCGVADLITTCYGGRNRKVSEAFVKTGKTIKQLEDEMLNGQKLQGPITAEEVNFMLKSKGMEDKFPLFTAIHKICTGQVKPQGFLDCLRNHPEHMQTFS, encoded by the exons ATGTCTGATAAAGTTCGTGTTTGCATCGTCGGTTCCGGAAACTG GGGATCGGCCATTGCCAAGATTGTGGGCGTAAATGCCAAGCGGTTGTCCACGTTCGAGGACCGTGTCACGATGTACGTGTACGAGGAAATGATCGACGGCAAGAAACTAACGGAAATTATCAACACGACGCACGAGAACGTCAAGTATCTGCCTGGACACAAGCTACCTGAAAACATC GTTGCTGTTCCCGATGTCGTGGAAGCAGCAAAAGATGCCGACATACTCATCTTCGTCGTGCCGCATCAGTTCATTCGTGGACTGGGTACGCAGCTGCTGGGCAAAATTAAACCGACAGCCGTCGGTCTGTCACTGATCAAGGGCTTCGACGTAGCCGAAGGTGGTGGCATGGAGCTGATCTCGCACCTGATCACGAAGCATCTGAAGATACCGTGTTCAGTACTGATGGGCGCTAATTTGGCCGGGGAGGTAGCAGAAGAGAAGTTCTGTGAGACTACCATTGGCTGCCGCGATATGAAAATTGCCCAGACACTACGCGATCTGTTCCAGTCGCCCAACTTCCGTGTGGTCGTGGTGGACGATGTCGATGCGGTGGAAATTTGCGGTGCGCTTAAGAATATCGTAGCTTGCGGCGCTGGATTCGTCGACGGTATGGGCCTGGGTGATAATACGAAGGCCGCCGTTATTCGGTTAGGTTTGATGGAGATGATTAAGTTCGTCGATGTGTTCTACCCCGGTAGCAAACTGTCAACGTTCTTCGAAAGCTGTGGTGTTGCTGATCTAATAACTACGTGTTATG GTGGCCGTAATCGCAAAGTGTCGGAAGCGTTCgtgaaaacaggaaaaacgaTCAAGCAGCTGGAGGATGAGATGCTCAATGGACAGAAGCTGCAGGGTCCGATCACTGCCGAAGAGGTGAACTTTATGCTGAAGAGTAAAGGGATGGAGGATAA ATTCCCGTTGTTTACCGCTATTCATAAAATCTGCACTGGTCAGGTTAAGCCGCAAGGATTCTTGGATTGTCTGCGCAATCACCCCGAGCACAT GCAAACGTTTTCTTAA
- the LOC125769256 gene encoding uncharacterized protein LOC125769256, with product MAAYIVIPVIVLTMMAIWFMVYMYDKRLKTTASSSSSPANTCTNVRQEGIVYTISNAPNNGGTGSRVVQPSTDLNSVTHIRIDPDGRDGIAPPQYGYTSQSLIVVTAIPRDLPPSYDQAIRTCDETPNNGTPL from the exons ATGGCAGCCTACATAGTGATACCGGTAATCGTTTTAACGATGATGGCTATTTGGTTTATGGTG taTATGTACGACAAACGATTAAAAACCACTGCGAGTTCTTCGTCGTCTCCGG CCAACACCTGCACCAACGTACGACAGGAAGGTATTGTGTACACAATTTCCAACGCTCCCAACAATGGTGGAACTGGCAGCCGCGTTGTGCAGCCAAGTACGGATCTGAACAGTGTCACACACATACGAATTGACCCAGATGGGCGTGATGGCATTGCTCCGCCACAGTATGGCTACACAAGCCAGAGTTTAATTGTCGTCACGGCTATTCCACGtg ATTTACCACCATCCTACGATCAGGCGATAAGGACATGCGATGAGACGCCCAATAATGGAACGCCATTGTGA
- the LOC125769251 gene encoding glycerol-3-phosphate dehydrogenase [NAD(+)], cytoplasmic isoform X1 has product MSDKVRVCIVGSGNWGSAIAKIVGVNAKRLSTFEDRVTMYVYEEMIDGKKLTEIINTTHENVKYLPGHKLPENIVAVPDVVEAAKDADILIFVVPHQFIRGLGTQLLGKIKPTAVGLSLIKGFDVAEGGGMELISHLITKHLKIPCSVLMGANLAGEVAEEKFCETTIGCRDMKIAQTLRDLFQSPNFRVVVVDDVDAVEICGALKNIVACGAGFVDGMGLGDNTKAAVIRLGLMEMIKFVDVFYPGSKLSTFFESCGVADLITTCYGGRNRKVSEAFVKTGKTIKQLEDEMLNGQKLQGPITAEEVNFMLKSKGMEDKFPLFTAIHKICTGQVKPQGFLDCLRNHPEHMTPWAKL; this is encoded by the exons ATGTCTGATAAAGTTCGTGTTTGCATCGTCGGTTCCGGAAACTG GGGATCGGCCATTGCCAAGATTGTGGGCGTAAATGCCAAGCGGTTGTCCACGTTCGAGGACCGTGTCACGATGTACGTGTACGAGGAAATGATCGACGGCAAGAAACTAACGGAAATTATCAACACGACGCACGAGAACGTCAAGTATCTGCCTGGACACAAGCTACCTGAAAACATC GTTGCTGTTCCCGATGTCGTGGAAGCAGCAAAAGATGCCGACATACTCATCTTCGTCGTGCCGCATCAGTTCATTCGTGGACTGGGTACGCAGCTGCTGGGCAAAATTAAACCGACAGCCGTCGGTCTGTCACTGATCAAGGGCTTCGACGTAGCCGAAGGTGGTGGCATGGAGCTGATCTCGCACCTGATCACGAAGCATCTGAAGATACCGTGTTCAGTACTGATGGGCGCTAATTTGGCCGGGGAGGTAGCAGAAGAGAAGTTCTGTGAGACTACCATTGGCTGCCGCGATATGAAAATTGCCCAGACACTACGCGATCTGTTCCAGTCGCCCAACTTCCGTGTGGTCGTGGTGGACGATGTCGATGCGGTGGAAATTTGCGGTGCGCTTAAGAATATCGTAGCTTGCGGCGCTGGATTCGTCGACGGTATGGGCCTGGGTGATAATACGAAGGCCGCCGTTATTCGGTTAGGTTTGATGGAGATGATTAAGTTCGTCGATGTGTTCTACCCCGGTAGCAAACTGTCAACGTTCTTCGAAAGCTGTGGTGTTGCTGATCTAATAACTACGTGTTATG GTGGCCGTAATCGCAAAGTGTCGGAAGCGTTCgtgaaaacaggaaaaacgaTCAAGCAGCTGGAGGATGAGATGCTCAATGGACAGAAGCTGCAGGGTCCGATCACTGCCGAAGAGGTGAACTTTATGCTGAAGAGTAAAGGGATGGAGGATAA ATTCCCGTTGTTTACCGCTATTCATAAAATCTGCACTGGTCAGGTTAAGCCGCAAGGATTCTTGGATTGTCTGCGCAATCACCCCGAGCACAT GACACCATGGGCAAAGCTCTAG
- the LOC125769248 gene encoding NEDD4-binding protein 1 isoform X2 — MKHNKATKRKANTAQQRRSSAKMKANTFKPKGVTTRSNKLANQFKKINVSPGQRAKQTKTESQENLQETNAIAFTGRVTRQLRSTNKSNSTNVNNDNCKSPNSTGFTEQNINWKSTADTILIEDSDDETGNTDKGENSKALFYLDRNPGKRDVEVPLYNLCREVETSTTSVTDCSVNNSNDTVIVLDNTIDQTTNEEEKIKDVQINDEIVQQPSSSDTVTTSVANVITNAQFDNQSEQPASTVTNVFLDVIELSDHSDTEPSISSIDKNATPAFPSMDCIPLRYNALQRQANRNAVNQKPHKKSKWNNADKMAVSTKSSPVPEPTLGEESEAIKRMVIIDGNNVAYGHLNGKMFSVKGLQLCVNYFKRLGHEVTAVVPQFRLKKHQSTDYVLLDKMHRDGDVTLAPSKNLPGQCSSTYDDRLILSVAEQFDGVIISNDNFRDLLEISPAWRRIIETRVIGYTWVKDCFFLPDDPYGRYGPTLQQILNGKSE; from the exons ATGAAGCACAATAAAGCGACGAAGAGAAAAGCCAATACGGCCCAACAAAGACGAAGTAGTGCAAAGATGAAAGCAAACACTTTCAAACCAAAAGGAGTTACAACGAGGTCGAACAAATTGGCGAATCAGTTCAAGAAg ATAAACGTAAGTCCCGGGCAAAGggcgaaacaaacaaagactGAATCGCAGGAAAATCTACAAGAGACCAATGCTATTGCGTTCACGGGACGCGTTACTCGACAACTCCGTTCAACGAATAAGAGTAATAGCACGAATGTCAACAACGATAATTGTAAATCTCCCAACAGTACTGGCTTCACAG AACAAAACATCAACTGGAAGTCAACAGCGGATACGATCTTGATCGAGGATTCGGATGATGAAACTGGTAATACCGATAAAGGTGAAAACTCCAAGGCTTTGTTTTACCTCGACCGAAACCCGGGTAAACGGGACGTGGAAGTTCCTCTGTACAATCTTTGTCGTGAGGTTGAAACATCGACAACTAGCGTTACTGATTGTTCCGTCAACAATTCCAACGATACCGTAATAGTGCTAGACAATACCATAGACCAAACGACAAATGAGGAGGAGAAGATTAAGGATGTGCAAATCAATGACGAAATCGTGCAGCAGCCATCATCTTCGGATACTGTTACCACAAGTGTTGCGAATGTTATCACCAATGCACAATTCGATAACCAATCGGAACAACCAGCATCGACTGTAACGAACGTGTTTCTAGACGTGATCGAGCTAAGCGATCACTCTGACACGGAACCAAGCATTTCTTCTATAGACAAGAACGCCACTCCGGCATTTCCCTCGATGGATTGTATTCCGCTCAGGTATAATGCGTTGCAACGTCAAGCTAACAGAAATGCTGTTAATCAAaagccacacaaaaaaagcaaatggaaTAATGCTGATAAAATGGCCGTGTCAACCAAATCATCACCAGTGCCAGAACCAACCCTTGGTGAAGAATCGGAAGCAATTAAGAGAATGGTTATCATCGATGGAAATAATGTCGCATATGG CCATCTAAatggtaaaatgttttccGTAAAGGGATTACAATTATGTGTAAACTACTTTAAAAGGCTTGGTCACGAGGTTACCGCTGTAGTGCCTCAGTTCAG attaaaaaaacatcaaagtaCAGATTACGTATTGCTGGATAAAATGCATCGAGATGGGGATGTTACTCTAGCCCCCAGCAAGAATCTTCCTGgtcagtgttcttcaacataTGATGATCG CCTTATATTGTCCGTTGCGGAACAGTTTGATGGAGTTATCATTTCAAACGACAATTTTCGTGACCTTCTCGAGATCTCTCCAG CCTGGCGACGGATTATCGAAACACGTGTTATTGGTTATACGTGGGTGAAAGATTGCTTCTTTTTGCCGGACGATCCCTATGGCCGCTATGGTCCTACATTACAGCAGATATTGAACGGAAAATCCGAGTAA
- the LOC125769252 gene encoding uncharacterized protein LOC125769252, which yields MAWPIIIGRDILPSFNVRLTYSKNYVSLMQPPRGEIETQNQDSLDVATNEISAIDVYESEIEPDVGPTLSSKQSAIVPSIIKENYLDDSIQCTQLVNHKMKINLTHQTSMAHVDALSRTEAVGAISELDLDFQLQVAQSRDPSIDSLKRKLEVGPVNGCVLQESHNISHVLNATASPQANGQVERVNLESKTEDVSRDLNRLRSEAQENIEISQNRNEQYLADRNKPAPKFNVGDLVAIKYTDTSGVNKKLNCRFRGPYIIHKTLPHDRYVVRDVEGCQHTQMAYDGVLEVDKLRKWATNT from the coding sequence ATGGCCTGGCCAATAATTATAGGTAGAGATATACTCCCTTCGTTTAACGTCCGTCTTACGTACTCTAAGAATTACGTCTCTCTTATGCAACCCCCTCGGGGGGAAATTGAAACCCAGAACCAGGATTCACTAGATGTGGCAACCAATGAAATTTCTGCTATTGACGTTTATGAATCAGAAATTGAGCCTGATGTTGGCCCCACATTATCTTCAAAGCAATCCGCTATTGTCCCATCAATCATTAAGGAAAATTATCTCGACGATTCTATTCAATGCACTCAGTTAGTAAACCATAAAATGAAGATCAATCTCACTCATCAGACTTCTATGGCTCACGTGGATGCATTAAGCCGAACTGAAGCAGTAGGTGCAATTAGTGAATTAGACCTCGACTTTCAACTTCAGGTAGCTCAATCAAGAGATCCTTCCATTGACTctttaaaacgaaaactcgAAGTCGGTCCTGTTAATGGATGCGTCTTGCAAGAGTCTCACAATATCTCCCATGTACTTAATGCTACAGCCTCTCCCCAAGCGAATGGTCAGGTCGAACGCGTTAATCTTGAGTCCAAAACAGAAGACGTTAGTCGAGACCTTAATCGTCTCCGTTCCGAAGCACaggaaaatatcgaaatatcgCAAAATCGAAATGAGCAATACTTAGCCGATAGGAACAAGCCAGCTCCTAAATTCAACGTAGGAGATCTAGTAGCTATCAAATATACAGACACAAGCGGTGTCAACAAAAAGCTTAACTGTAGGTTTCGCGGCCCTTATATAATTCACAAAACTCTCCCTCATGACCGCTATGTCGTTAGAGATGTTGAGGGATGTCAGCATACACAAATGGCCTATGATGGCGTTCTAGAAGTTGATAAGCTTAGGAAGTGGGCCACTAATACGTAA